GGCTGTGGCGGCATTCATGAGGGCCAACGGCCGGATCTTCTGCAACAGGCCTCGTCTGCACAAGCCCAGACCTTGAGATAAACCCCTTTGTTTCCTCCATGgacatttgtttttttgtttttccaacGAAATACTTTATATTAATGATCAAAGTAATCATCAGCTGTAAAAGCATTATGAATTACATTGGGTAATaaatcataataataaaaaacttgcTGATTCGGTATTGCTTGTTTCGCAAGCTTGTCCGCActtattttggatgttttgaaACTTTCTACCCCATCTCCAAATATCTTTCAACCAGTTTTGTTGCTTCTTTGATTGTCGAGTAGAAACTTGCAGTTCACACTCCACCGCATTCCCTGGTTGTCGAGTGGAAACTTGTCATGCTCCTAGATATCGTCCTTTGTCATCATGTACTACCCATCCTGCTTAAGTCGGTGTTTGAAGATTGACAAAAGATCCATCATAATTACATTTCACATATCCTGTCATTGGTCGGATCCATTTGTTTTTGTTGCTCCTGTCATCATAAATTCTCTCGCCGTTTGATTCTCAGCAACAATATCAGTTTTTGAATGGATTTTGCCGCCGACTAATGTTTGAGTGAGATTATGTTGGATTATCCAAATAAAAACGGGCTGGAATATAATAAGGCCAATTTGATAGGGTATTAACGTTTATCCTCGTTTCAATCCAAAAACCCCAACGATGATGCCCTTGTCAGCTCTCTCAAATGATTTCAAGCTGGTGAGGAAGTAAAATAGTAATTATGCTAAGATGACGgatatgtataaaaaaataccATTAATTTTCTTCTAAACTCAACCCTTAGAGATAAACGAAAACAATATCTCAAGGTCTTTTTATTCCACAGATGAACATTTTGGGTTTTTACCTAGCAAAATTAGTCCACAGGATATATAATGTATACAATCATAGTGAAGGACAAAGTCATCATTGCCTAGTCCTCGACTCAGCTCTTAGAGCCTCTTCACGAGTAGTTGGAAACAGCTCCACGTACCTTGGCCCAATGGACATTTTGTCCTTAGCCATCGCCCTCCTTGCCTCCTCAGCTGTCTCAAACTCCACAAAGGCCTCGCCCGTGGCTTTACCATCAGGTCGACACACAACATGCACCCTTCCTTCAATAACCTTGTACCCGCTGAAAAACTCTATGATTTGAGGCTTGTTGGCAGAGTACGGGAGGCCTCGCATCTTCAAAACCTCAGTGTACTCGagcttctctttcttctcgcTAAAACTCTTTGCTCTAGACGGTCCCGCGGGAGGTGGGCTAACATGGACCTCGTATGCTCCCTCCTCCTCAGCGGCAACGGCGTTGTAGTAATCCTGCTTATAGCAGCGGAAAACTTCGACGTATCTCCTACCCATATTCTGCCTGTCCCTCTGCAGTGCAATCTCCACTTGCATTGGACCGGCAAAGACGACAAAGGCCTCCCCGGAGGATTTGCCGTTTTTGCTGACCAGCAAGACATCGACAATGTCGAGGCCGGCAAAGAACTTGAAGATGTCCACGTCAGCGCAGTTGAAGGGAAGACCACGGAGGCGAACCACAGGGAATCCGCCATAAGGAGGAAAGCTGGCTGCTCCCGTGCCAACTGCCAAGTTGTAGGGATTTGATTGCATCATTCTTTGTCTCTTTGAGCCCACCCCGCTCCCAAACATTGCCCTTCAATTATCAAACCCCAAAAAAGATCCCCACACTCAACTCTTATCTCTACACAACATCCATAATAAGACCCCTAACTAATACTGTTCCATTCTTCCCTTATACCActatctatctatcttcaaAAACATGTACATTCATAAGATAAACACTTTTTGCCAAGAATCATTTCCACAGAAAAGCATAATCACCTATACATTCTCAACCGACCACAAGATTCCCAAAAAAAGGGGGAAAAATCGATTCATGCTAATCAGGCATCAGTTTTTCAAGCAGGAAAATGAATCGATTGGACCGAAAATGAGAAAACATAAGAATGCATACCCTCTAGATCCGTACATAGGCTGCTGCTCTGTGCCAAGGTCTCCCCTCAACCTCGATTGTTGGTTCGTCGTCAATACAAAGAATCCACTCAAGTCGTCGCCATGAAAGGGGAGGCGGGGGGGGAGAAATATCCCGGAAGACGAAAACTCTGGGCCCATTATAACGAAACAAGACACTTATTAGGCCCATGCTTATCGTAAGAGTTTAAAACcgtctaatatatatatttttttttttattttgtaaacaaaCCGTCTAATATTGTTGTGTGCCTTGAAATACTCTCTTGCATCGTACCAAGTGATTAATAGTTTTGTTGCCAATTGTTTAACTACAAATCTCAGTGTGAGGCTCTGACAAACAAATTTGCCACTAAGCTCCTGTAAATTACACCGGTTGGAATTGGATACTCTGGCCCTGGATTAATGTTGATTTCTCTGATAATACTCATGTTACTTACGTTATTTGGCTTAACCAATTTCCTTTAGAGTTGGTTACTATATGAGACACATTGTGTCTTTGGATTACATAGAGGGACACATCTTGCTTTGTAGACACAATATCTTAGTCGAAGAAGAATAATGGACATTGTTGCCCCTGATTAAGAGAGACCGAACTTTCTGTCTGGTTATGGAACCGGTTTGCAAGCTGTAAGACCGGGTTGCTAGCTGTCTGTCTTATCCATTACCAAAAGCGGGGAAGAAATTCTCACCGTAGGATAAAAGAAAAAGCAAGTTTGATCCTACGGTTAGATTTGAAAGTAGGTTTTGCCAAGGACGTGGATAAAATGCTGGTGTGTTTGTCGTTGGGGAGCAAGAAAGAGCGACGTTCTTCTGGGGATTTGCAATACAGAGGAACGtaggttaatattttttttg
This genomic stretch from Brassica napus cultivar Da-Ae chromosome C9, Da-Ae, whole genome shotgun sequence harbors:
- the LOC106392228 gene encoding heterogeneous nuclear ribonucleoprotein F-like isoform X1 is translated as MGPEFSSSGIFLPPRLPFHGDDLSGFFVLTTNQQSRLRGDLGTEQQPMYGSRGAMFGSGVGSKRQRMMQSNPYNLAVGTGAASFPPYGGFPVVRLRGLPFNCADVDIFKFFAGLDIVDVLLVSKNGKSSGEAFVVFAGPMQVEIALQRDRQNMGRRYVEVFRCYKQDYYNAVAAEEEGAYEVHVSPPPAGPSRAKSFSEKKEKLEYTEVLKMRGLPYSANKPQIIEFFSGYKVIEGRVHVVCRPDGKATGEAFVEFETAEEARRAMAKDKMSIGPRYVELFPTTREEALRAESRTRQ
- the LOC106392228 gene encoding heterogeneous nuclear ribonucleoprotein F-like isoform X2, yielding MQVEIALQRDRQNMGRRYVEVFRCYKQDYYNAVAAEEEGAYEVHVSPPPAGPSRAKSFSEKKEKLEYTEVLKMRGLPYSANKPQIIEFFSGYKVIEGRVHVVCRPDGKATGEAFVEFETAEEARRAMAKDKMSIGPRYVELFPTTREEALRAESRTRQ